CATCTTCGCTACGATAAAAAAGCAGAAGAACACTACAACACTATAAGTGCCTTCATAAAATCGATGCGGGCCTCTGATCCAAATGCTGCTCTCTATTATTTAGCTCGTATGGTGGATAGTGGAGAGGATCCACAATTTATAGCGCGTCGCATGGTGATATTTGCCAGTGAGGACGTGGGAATGGCCCAGCCCACCGCGCTGGTGGTAGCAAATGAGGTGTTTAGATCGGTGGAGATAATTGGATATCCTGAGTGTGCGATAAATCTTGCGCATGGAGTGGTTTATCTGGCAACGGCCAAGAAAGATCGAGGGGCTTATGATGGGTTAAGAAGCGCACAGGAGGATGTAAAAAAATATGGAAATTTACCTATTCCAATGAGTCTAAGAAATGCTCCGACTAAGCTGATGAAGAATTTAGGGTATGGCAAAGGTTACCAAAAATATTCCAAAGAGAGTTTATTGCCAGATAAGCTAAAAGGGGAAAAATACGTTTAGAATTGGTTTTGTATGATTATTTTACTATAAGGTGATATAATAATCGTACAATGGCAAATCGAAAAGATGTTTACAGAGGTTGTAGAGAAACTGCTTATAAAGCTGTTGGTGCTTGTTTGGTGGCGGGAGGAACTATTTGGGCATTAAATGAAGGTCTTGATTACTTAAGGGATGCATATGGTAATCAACCACCATCACTTTCAGTTCCCAATGTAATAGAAAATGCTGCGCTTACGCCTGGAGCTGTACATGCTACTCAGGCTGAAGCTACGAGAGCTGCAGAACTTGGCACACCAACACCAGATCGTTAGCATAACTAAATAACATATAAAGGCTTCGCCTTTTAATGTTCCTATTTGCGCTCCAAACTCCTATAACACACTATAGCTAAAGATATGAGGACATTCAGGGATT
This genomic stretch from Candidatus Roizmanbacteria bacterium CG_4_9_14_0_2_um_filter_38_17 harbors:
- a CDS encoding AAA family ATPase; this translates as SSPILFLDEIHRFNKAQQDFLLPFVEDGTIIFIGATTENPSFEIISPLLSRCQVFVLKEHTDADVAKIVQRGLKELRLKTKPSKSALDLLGSFANGDGRQALNLLETTVKLYGKVTINSLKESLQSKHLRYDKKAEEHYNTISAFIKSMRASDPNAALYYLARMVDSGEDPQFIARRMVIFASEDVGMAQPTALVVANEVFRSVEIIGYPECAINLAHGVVYLATAKKDRGAYDGLRSAQEDVKKYGNLPIPMSLRNAPTKLMKNLGYGKGYQKYSKESLLPDKLKGEKYV